A segment of the SAR324 cluster bacterium genome:
AATGTTCAATCAGTGACGCGCCTTCGATCTGCTTCAGGATGCTCTCAATCTGCGACACAATCTTATAAAGTTGACTGTCAATAGAGGTTTTTTCATCTGCCAGCGCCAGCAAAGAAATCAGATAGAGTTCTTCCTGAATGATCTGGCGTTGATGAATCACTTCAAGATTATTATAACTGTATTTGATCAATGCCTGATGGGTTTCAATAGCCAGTTTTGTAGCCATAATTCCCTTTGAAAGAGAGCGGCTTCCGGAATCGATCCATTCAATGTCCTGTTCCACGATAGCCAAACGGCTGTGTACAGAATTTTTCCATTTGGGCGGAAACAGGGTTACATCAAACAATGGTGGTTTGGGAACGGAGCCATAAATATGAAAATGGTCATGTTGGGCTGAGGCAAACAGACAATTCGGGCAAATTGCCACACGATATGCGGAATAATTGCTGGGTTGATGATCCGTACTGCTGCGAGTGTAAACAGGAATACCAAAAATATTAACGGGTGGATGAATAGGATCTTTCAGGTTCCAGGCCGAAATATTTTTGTGTCCGCAGACTCTGCATTCCACATAAAAACCAATCAGATCCTCCTGTCTGGTCTTGGGGGTCCGGTCTGGTCCGCCACCATATTCATGAGGGTCAATGAATTTGACAATTCCATGGTTGGTGTTGGGCGTAACGTCAAACTGCACCTTGATATAAACGGTTCCCTGTTTAACTTTACTGTGCTTGAACCATAATATTTTGCCTGTAATAGGGGCAAACCCATGCTGGCGTGGTTGAGTCGAGTCATCTGGAATGCACATCTTCAGCGTCACAGGGGTTTGGGGATTGATCACCCGATTGATGTTCAGCGTACATTCCGTCGTTGTCACAAACAGGCAATGGGCGGGATAGATTTCCCCATCCACCCGAAGTTCAAGTTTTTCCTGGGTAGAGGCCAGACTTTTGGTGGCGAGTGCCCAGAATTTTTCAGGAACTTCCTGTGAAAATCCAAGATAATTGCCGATTTCGATCAATAGATTTTTTTCTGTGGGAGACAGATCTTCGTCAACAATTGCGATATGTGTCAGATTTTTTAGAATTTCAAACCCGATTTTTTTTTCGATGAGGTCACGAGGTTTGTGCATTTTAAGCTGACCATGCTGTGCCTGATACAGAAGGCTCACCCGTTCTTCCTGATCAGTGATGAACCCCAGGGCCTGTTTTAGAAACTCAACTTCCAGAGCGTCTATCTTGCCGTCCGCAACCACCATGCCGATGATGGCATGAGCAAACCAGATTTTTTGAGATTCATTGAGTTGATCTGAAATTTTCATAAGACAGTTTCACAGGGGTCAGGAACCGGGTTTCTTCAGCTTGGGAACGTTCAAAAAATAACATGGAAAACTTTCTGGTTACGAACGTCCCGTTCGTAACCGTTCCATTCCTTACAGACCACTGAATTAGGGCTTCATACTTCCTGTTTCCATAAATCGCTGATGAAACTCAAACGCTTTGATCAAGGTATTTGGTGTGTGCTTGGCCTCAGCGTGTTGCAATCCATATTTCAGATAATCAAACAGCAGATCCTGATAATCCGGATGGGCGCATTGATTGATGATTTTCTTGGCTCTGGGAACAGGAGCCAAACCTCTTAAATCAGCCAAACCACGCTCAGTCACTACCACCTGAACAGAGTGTTCATTATGATCCACATGCGTCACCATCGGGACTATGGAAGAAATTTTCCCATCCATTGCGCAGGAGGGTGTCATGTAGATGGATACAAACGCGTTTCTGCAGAAATCACCGCTTCCGCCAATTCCATTCATCATTTTACAGCCAAAGGCATGAGTGGAGTTGACATTCCCGAAAATATCCATTTCCAGGGCCGTGTTCATGGCGATAATTCCGAGTCGGCGGATCACTTCAGGATTATTGGACATTTCCTGTTGCCGTATGATAAATTTCGAACCCAATTCATCCAGATTATCAAACAATCGTTTCTGACCAGCTTCTGATAAGGTCAACGAACTGGTGGATGCGACTTCCAGGCGATCCGCGTCAATCAATTGGAAAATCGAATCCTGAACCACTTCCGTGTACATGCAGATTGGACTTCCATGCGGGTGTTTGGCCATTCCGGCAAGAACCGCGTTTGCCACGTTGCCGACACCCGATTGAAAGGGCAGCCCTTTGGGGAGTCGCCCCCGTTTTTCCTCATGCTGCAAAAAATCCATGATGTGACTGGCAATAGCCTGGCTGTCGGCATCAGGATCCCTGAGGCCCGCGTTTTTATCCGTCAGATCAGTTTCAACGATTCCCACAATTTTTTTGGGATCTATTTTGACATAAGGTGTTCCAATTCGGTCTCGCGGGTGAAAAATCTGGATGGGCGGACGGTGTGGCGGTGACTCCGGAACATAGACATCATGCAGGCGTTTTATTCCATCAGGAATATGACGATTCAATTCAATAAAAACCCTGTCAGCCAATTGTAAAAGGGTCGCGCTCATTCCTCCCGAGGTGGTCAGATATATTTTTCCATCATTGGTTACATCCACCGCTTCCACAATAGCAGTCTGACAACGATCAATGAAGCCGTAACGCATATACTGGGCAAGATGTGACAAGTGGAAATCCACAAATTCAATTTCTCCGTTATTGATTCCCTGCCGAAGTGTTTTGTCGGATTGATAGGGGGCTCTTTTCTTGATGGCTTTGGCACGAGCTAACTCTCCATCCAGTTCATCGCCGGTGCTGGCACCTGTGTACAAGGTGATCTGGAAGGGAATGTTTTTTTCATGCAACGCCCTCGCCCGTTTTGCCAGTGCGACAGGAATGGCTTTGGGATAGCCGGCGGGGGTGAAGCCGCTGGTACCAATCACTTCATCATTCTGGATCATTTCCGCGATTTCTTCCGCGGTCATTTTCTTCTCTTTAACAATTTGTGAGGTCATATATTCCTTTGGTTCGGTTTTGTTTAGGCGATAACTTGAAATAAATATACCCACAGCAGGTTTACCTTTTTCCCGGAGGTGTCGTTCCTGCGAAGGCAGGAACCCAGCCCCAAATCCAGGACTGGATACCCGCCTTCGCGGGTATGACAAGGAATTTGGGGTATTCTTTTTGAGAGATCGCCTTATGGGTTGACTATCGTTATTTAACCATGAACGTCCACAGAATACCGGCGGCAATAGCCGAGCCGATCACTCCGGCGACATTGGGTGCCATGGCATGCATCAACAGAAAATTGGAAGAGTCTTCTTTCAGTCCCATCGTATGGACAACCCTTGCGGAGTCAGGCACTGCCGACACTCCGGCGGCTCCAATCATGGGATTGATTTTATCTGTCAGAAACAGATTCATGAATTTCGCAAACAAAACTCCTCCTGCGGTAGCGAT
Coding sequences within it:
- a CDS encoding TerB family tellurite resistance protein; translation: MKISDQLNESQKIWFAHAIIGMVVADGKIDALEVEFLKQALGFITDQEERVSLLYQAQHGQLKMHKPRDLIEKKIGFEILKNLTHIAIVDEDLSPTEKNLLIEIGNYLGFSQEVPEKFWALATKSLASTQEKLELRVDGEIYPAHCLFVTTTECTLNINRVINPQTPVTLKMCIPDDSTQPRQHGFAPITGKILWFKHSKVKQGTVYIKVQFDVTPNTNHGIVKFIDPHEYGGGPDRTPKTRQEDLIGFYVECRVCGHKNISAWNLKDPIHPPVNIFGIPVYTRSSTDHQPSNYSAYRVAICPNCLFASAQHDHFHIYGSVPKPPLFDVTLFPPKWKNSVHSRLAIVEQDIEWIDSGSRSLSKGIMATKLAIETHQALIKYSYNNLEVIHQRQIIQEELYLISLLALADEKTSIDSQLYKIVSQIESILKQIEGASLIEHLQLIGMIRLYFKDHESFEKIHEHLKRLEKAKTMTGSATQILSDCLQNFGEISQNKDRFAKEQLTLLMPAAPEKPVSPEKDPPKE
- a CDS encoding succinate CoA transferase, which encodes MTSQIVKEKKMTAEEIAEMIQNDEVIGTSGFTPAGYPKAIPVALAKRARALHEKNIPFQITLYTGASTGDELDGELARAKAIKKRAPYQSDKTLRQGINNGEIEFVDFHLSHLAQYMRYGFIDRCQTAIVEAVDVTNDGKIYLTTSGGMSATLLQLADRVFIELNRHIPDGIKRLHDVYVPESPPHRPPIQIFHPRDRIGTPYVKIDPKKIVGIVETDLTDKNAGLRDPDADSQAIASHIMDFLQHEEKRGRLPKGLPFQSGVGNVANAVLAGMAKHPHGSPICMYTEVVQDSIFQLIDADRLEVASTSSLTLSEAGQKRLFDNLDELGSKFIIRQQEMSNNPEVIRRLGIIAMNTALEMDIFGNVNSTHAFGCKMMNGIGGSGDFCRNAFVSIYMTPSCAMDGKISSIVPMVTHVDHNEHSVQVVVTERGLADLRGLAPVPRAKKIINQCAHPDYQDLLFDYLKYGLQHAEAKHTPNTLIKAFEFHQRFMETGSMKP